One Stigmatopora argus isolate UIUO_Sarg chromosome 20, RoL_Sarg_1.0, whole genome shotgun sequence genomic region harbors:
- the LOC144065504 gene encoding uncharacterized protein LOC144065504 gives MSAGTKRPKFQKELFDLKGYRLEGFPQQKMRDEQIPIKKEEDHFTWSPFVSVKRDDLGVASEGAEPANASAWPQIKEEEPEFPQQQHKKEEQSPIKKEEQNVTGSTGFRENFSPDRQEFVGLKELPQIKQEEPEFPQQQMIEEQLPIQKEEDDVTWSPGGALTRQDDLGGASGGAVPANTWPQIKEEEPAFSQQTMIDEQLPIKNEEDYVTWSPGESVSLGVASLGVEPENASIWLQIIEEEKPEFPQQCKREEQPPIKNQECIKWSTGEPFKSEDDLGVANRGAELLSSSSTEGGRAENLIAPLSDGNDLLFDDDVEDIKKYPSGEKLCKCFQCGKTFGKKSSLKTHMRSHAGEKPLSCSVCGKTFTHKGKFKMHTRTHTGEKPFACSVCGQGFTWKGNLTIHARTHTGEKPFSCSVCGKRFTEKRSLKIHTRTHTGEKPFSCSVCGQTFTRKGILISHARTHTGEKSLFCSVCGQAFTHKGNLIRHERIHTGEKPFSCSVCGKAFSQKHHLKGHTRTHTGEKPFSCSVCGQAFTHKGSLNSHARTHTVEKTFSCSICGQVFTQNGSLISHARTHIGEKPFSCSFCGQTITHKRNLIRHERIHTGEKPFSCSVCGQTFTQKGKLKIHTRTHTGEKPFSCSVCGQAFTHKESLKSHARTHTGEKPFSCSVCGNAFSQKQVLQKHTRTHTGEKPFSCTVCGQTFTDKGNLNSHARTHTGEKPFSCSVCGQRFTRKGSLIYHARTHTGEKPFLCSVCGRRFTRKKSLKTHIRNHTGEKPFSCSVCGKAYFHKQDLQIHTRIHTGEKPFSCSVCGRTFSQRRSLKEHLLTHTGEQCFPAQSVATDSLQQPN, from the exons ATGTCCGCAGGAACGAAACGCCCAAAGTTCCAGAAGGAACTTTTTGACCTCAAAGGATATAGACTAGAAG ggttccctcaacaaaaaatgagagatgagcaaattccaatcaaaaaggaggaagatcatttcacctggtcaccatttgtgtcagtgaaaagggatgatctgggcgtggccagcgaaggggctgagcctgcaaacgcctcagcatggccccaaataaaagaggaggagccagagttccctcaacaacagcaCAAGAAAGAAGAGCaatctccaatcaaaaaggaggagcaaaatgtcaccgggtcaactg gtttcagggaAAATTTTAGTCCTGATCGACAAGAGTTTGTTGGCCTTAaggagctcccccaaatcaaacaggaggagccagagttccctcaacaacaaatgatagaagagcaacttccaatccaaaaggaggaagatgatgtcacctggtcacctggtggGGCCTTGACGAGGCAAGATGATCTGGGTggggccagcggaggggcggtgCCTGCAAacacatggccccaaattaaagaggaggagccagcaTTTTCTCAACAAACAATGATagatgagcaacttccaatcaaaaatgaggaagattatgtcacctggtcacctggtgagtcCGTGAGTCTTGGTGTGGCCAGCCTAGGGGTGGAGCCTGAAAACGCCTCAATTTGGCTCCAAATTATAGAGGAGGAaaagccagagttccctcaacagtgcaaaagagaagagcaacctccaatcaaaaaccaGGAATGtatcaaatggtcaactggtgagcctttcaagagtgaagatgatctgggcgtggccaacagaggggcggagcttctgagcagcagctcaacagaaggaggGCGAgctgaaaatttaattgctcctttatcagatggcaacgacttgctttttgacgatgatgttgaagatATTAAGAAATATCCCAGTGGCGAAAAACTCTGCAAATgttttcagtgtgggaaaacttttggtaaaaagtcttctttgaaaacacatatgaggagccacgctggggagaaacccttatcatgttcagtttgtggtaaaacatttacacacaagggaaaatttaaaatgcacacaagaacccacacaggtgaaaaaccatttgcgtgttcagtttgtggtcaaggattcacatggaagggaaacttaactattcatgcaagaacacacacaggtgaaaaaccattttcgtgttcagtttgtggtaaaagatttacagagaagagaagcttaaaaatacacacaagaacccacactggtgaaaaaccattttcgtgttcagtttgtggtcaaacattcacacggaagggaatcttaattagtcatgcaagaacacacacgggtgaaaaatcACTtttctgctcagtttgtggtcaagcattcacacacaagggaaacttaattaggcacgaaagaatccacactggtgaaaaaccattttcctgctcagtttgcggtaaagccttttctcaaaagcatcaCTTAAAAGGGCACACAAGGACACACACAGGAGAAAAGCCTTTttcttgctcagtttgtggtcaagcattcacacacaagggtaGCTTAAATAGTCacgcaagaacacacactgttgaaaaaacattttcctgctcaatttgtggtcaagtATTCACACAGAATGGAAgcctaattagtcatgcaagaacacacataggtgaaaaacctttttcctgctcattttgtggtcaaacaatcacacacaagagaaacttaaTTAGGCACgaaagaatccacactggtgaaaaaccattttcatgctcagtttgtggtcagacatttacacagaagggaaaattaaaaatacacacaagaacccacactggtgaaaaaccattttcgtgttcagtttgcggtcaagcattcacacacaaggaaagcttaaaatcccacgcaagaacccacacaggtgaaaaaccattttcgtgttcagtttgcggtaatgccttttctcaaaagcaagttttacaaaaacacacaagaacccacactggtgaaaaaccattttcatgcacagtttgtggtcaaacattcacagataagggaaacttaaatagtcatgcaagaacacacactggtgaaaaaccattttcgtgttcagtttgtggtcaaagattcacacggaagggaagcttaatttatcatgcaagaacacacactggtgaaaaaccatttttgtgttcagtttgtggtcgaagattcacacgcaagaaaagcttaaaaacccacataagaaaccacactggtgaaaaaccattttcgtgttcagtttgcggtaaagcctattTTCATaagcaagatttacaaatacacacaagaatccacacaggtgaaaaaccattttcctgctcagtttgtggtcgaacattttcccaaaggagaagcttaaaagaacacttattaacccatactggagaacaatgttttcctgctcagtctgtggccacagattcgttacaacagcccaattaa